A segment of the Cohnella algarum genome:
CACAACAATGATGCTTGAATCGCTCAAAGAGATTATAGGCGAGCAGCTTTAAGAGCAGGTCGATTTCATTGGCGGCAAACGACTGCGTTGGAATGCGGTGGATGGCAAAGCCATTCTTGCCTTCCTTGATGTAGTTCTCCATGCAGCAGCGCTGGTTGTAGAACCGCCACACATCGATGGCTTCCCATTCCTCCGTTGTGACCATGGCTTCGTATTGCCAAAGCAAATCCAGTTCCAACTGAGACTGATCCCCGTCCCAACGCGGCATTTTGCGGATGACAGCAACACGACGCATCTTCTTCCAACCGATCGCTTGGTAGGCCAGCACGATGCCTTCAATGATCCAGTCCTCGTCCACAAAGCGTGTCCAATGCGCACAGGTTTTGACTTGGTCCTGGAGACGACTTGTCCATTTCAGCTTGCCGACGTAGCCGATCTGACGGGACTCCCAGAACGCGTAGAAGTCTTCTCCGCCAAAGCCTTTGTCAAACCGGGCATAGCGTACGTGGTGGGATTCCAACAACGCCAGCGTTTGCCGGGCAAACGAAAGGACGTCGGTCGAACTGCTCGTGTTGCCGGGACGCAGCGCGGCATTCACTAGCATTCGCGACTGCCCTTCGTACACGAGAAGGGGATGATAGCTCTTTCGGCCGCGCTTCTGACTGTTAAAACCGACTTCCGCTCCCTGCTGGTTGCCGTACACCGTCTCAACAGTCGAATCCAGATCGAGAATCAAGGAGTCGGGTAGCTGCGGTGCAATGATTTCGACATTCAGGTTTCGCAGGGCTGGCGCTAAATGGTCGTGGGCTTTGCCCAGACGAAGCAATTCCTTGTTTAACAATGTGTGATGCGGCACCCGGCCGCCCAGCGCCTGGGCGATCAAGGCATCACCTTGTAGGGATTTGAAATGAAAGAGACGTTCGCAGCCCAAAATCCAGCCGATGATGAGCATCTGCAGAATGCGATGCGTCGGAAAGATGGCATTCGCCGCTTTGGCTAGTCCAAGGCTCCGAAGGGCTTGATTCAAACCGATGTTTTCAAGAAATCCGAGGATCACCTTGCTTCCTGCAAAATTTGTTGCATTTCTCATAGAAAATGCCGTTTTCAATGACGCGATTTTTGTGGTAGACTTCACCTTAAGGGTGCTCCTCTCTTGGTTGGTGATGTTCTAGGCAAACACCATTCTACCAAAGATCTGGGCACTTTTTCATGTTTTTATGAGGTGGTACTTTCGTAATTCAGGATAAACGATGATCGCGACGAGAAGAACCCCGAACGGCGATCGGCGTGCTGCCTCAAGTCCGCGTGGCGCGCTGCTCAGGTCCGCGTGGCGCGCTGCCTTGAGTCCGCGTGGCGTGCTGCCTTGAGTCCGCGTGGCGTGCTGCCTCAAGTCCGCGTGGCGTGCTGCCCTCGAGTCTATGCGGCGTGCTGCCTTAATTCATTTCCGGAGTTTAGCTTTTTCCCGCGTTCGCGAACAGGAGGGAGAGTTAGGCCGTCCGCCGGCTTTCAGAATAAATCGGAACTCTGGAGGGAGCCTAAGTATTCATAATGATAGATTTTGCCCGAGGTTCCCTTGGGAACGGCGCGGAATCTCCCTTTTCGGACAAGCTGGCGGCAGTATTTGATAACGGTTTGCTTGTGGAGTTCAAGCTCGCTTGCCGCCGCGGATGGTCGAACCATCCGATTGTGGCGAATCGCCAAACGCATCAACTGCCGCTCGATTTTTCCGAAAGTGCGGCCTACGGCAAAATCCTTCTCGTTCGCCGCCGCCAGATACGGAGCTAAAATGCTTCGAACCATCCCTAGCACGAACGGCGGATTCTCCTTCATCTCATCCAAGGAGATGGAGATTACGTAACATTCTTGCGACTGCAAGAACAGCGTCCGATTCAGATCCTTTCGATATTTCGAACGATCCGTGCCATGCGAGCCATAATCCATAATTTCAAACACAAAACGAAGCCCGCCCAAAATCCAGATAAAATCCACGAAATACGACCGTCCCCGCCAGTCCTTAACCTCATATTCGGGATGCAAACCCGCAAAATGCCCCACGAGGGACCACCATATTTTTTCGGCAAACATGCGGTTTCCATAACCATGCCCTCGTTTCAGCGCATCCAGTCGTTCCCCTTGGCGCTTCGACAAGTGCTCCTTTATCCACTTTTCATGCTCGATTTCAAAACCCAATATTCTCACCCTTTCCCGAAATAAATAAAACCCCGATCCCTTCGCTATGGAAGGAATACCGGGGCATGCTTCGCCACAATATGAATCCAATATATAATTACCAAATTATCCTATGCGTTGCAAGAAGTTTTTGAAAAGTCTTATTGTTGCCGCCGAAAGATAACGTCCAATTGCTGGCGGGATTGCCTGTCCGAGAGTTGCTGAATATAATGACCGTATCACAGAAAAGGAAAAGGATGCCTCCCATGTATGTGGGCCTGCGGGAACAGGCTCACGGGATGCATCCCCCAAACAACATGGTCATTGTATCAAAGTATGAGCTGGATGAGAAGTCACCCGGCGTTTTTTGTTCGATGTGCAGAATTGGTTCCCTCTCCCTGCTGTGGAGAAGCGCTTAGTGTCATTGGCAGTCGGAAGCGGAAGCTCACCAGCGAGGACGGAGATCGCCGCTTGCTCGTCATTCGCCGGCTGCGTTGTACACAATGCCGGAAGATCCACCATGAGCTCCCGGATTGTGTGGTGCCGTACAAACGGTACGAATCGGCATGCGTGGAACAAGTCGTATCGGAACATGCGGCTCCATCTACGGTAGCGGCAGATGACGCGACTTTGCTTCGCTGGAAGAACTGGTTTCGCGAACAGACCACATACCTGCTCGGAGCTCTAAGATCTATCGCCATTCGCTTTCATCAGGACCCTGCGAAGAAGCCGTCCGTCTCTACGCAGACTGCACATCACCCTTTCGGACACTACGTCGGGGACGCCCCCGGCTGGCTGGCGCGAATTGTCCGCCCGGTCGCAAATTCAAATTTGTGGTTACATACCCGTTCTGCATTCTTGTCCGGCAAGATGCTGCGGTAGACTCATCTGGAAGTCTACCAAGCGAGGTGCAGAACAGATGAAAGATCAGAAGAAAGCAGAGGCCGTCGCGTCGGAACGCATGCAGCTCCTGTCGCCGCTGCTGGCGGAAGGGCTGGACACCGCCAAAGCCAGCCAGATCAAGCGACAGATATGTGAGCAAACTGGACTCTCCGAGCGGACGCTGCGCCGGTATCTGGCCAAGTATCGCCAAGACGGCTTCGGCGGCCTGAAGCCACGAGGCAAGGGACGCCAGCCGTCAGAGGAGATCATTCCACCAGAAATTGTGGAGCAGGCCATTTTGCTGCGCCGGGAGGTGCCCGGCCGAAGCGTTGCCCAGCTCATTCAGATCCTGGAATGGGAAGGCCGTATAAAACCCGGGCAGATCAAGCGCAGCACGCTGCAGGAAAGATTAGCAGAGCGCGGTTACAGCACGCGCCATATGCGCATGTACGCCGAATCGGGCGTCGCCGCACGGCGGTTCCAAAAGCGCCATCGTAATCGCTTGTGGCACTCGGATATCAAGTATGGCCCGTACTTGCCCATCGGCCCCGGAGGTACCATGAAGCAGGTATTTCTGGTGACGTTTATCGACGACGCGACGCGGTTTGTGCTTCATGGCGAATTCTACCCGGTCATGGACAAGACCATCGTGGAGCACTGCTTCCGCCAAGCCATTCAGAAGTTCGGCGCTCCCGAGGCGGTCTATTTCGACAACGGCAAGCAGTACCGGACCAAATGGATGACGAGGGCATGCTCCAAGCTCGGGATCCGGCTGCTATTCGCGAGGCCCTACTCGCCGGAGGCGACCGGCAAGGTCGAACGGTTTAATCGCGTGGTGGATGCGTTCCTGAGCGAGTCCGCGCTTGAGAAACCGAAAACGCTCGAGCGGCTCAACGAACTGTTTGCCGTATGGCTGTCGGAGTGCTATCAGAACAAGCCGCATTCGGCGCTGGAGAACAAGCGTAGTCCGGAAACGGCGTACCGTAGCGACAAGCAAGCGCTTCGGTTCGTGGATCCGGACGAGCTCGCGAATGCATTCCTGCACTGCGAGACACGCAAGGTCGACAAATCCGGCTGCATCAGCTTCATGGACCGGAAGTACGAGGTCGGCCTGCCGTTCATCGGCTGCACGGTGGATGTGGTGTTCGACCCTGCGGACATCACCGAGCTTACGATCGAGTACGAAGGCCATATACCTTGGCGCGTGCGGGAACTCATCATCGGCGAACGCGCAGGCAAGCGGCCGCAGCTTCCGGAGCATATCGGTCCGCTGCCGGCAGATGCGTCAAGGCTGCTCGCGGCAGCGGAGGATCGCAGCAGGAGTCGCAAAGCGGAGCAGGCGCCGGCCGTGGCTTATCGCCGGATGACCAAGGAGGACGGTCATGTTTGAGTCCTTCTACGGCCTTACCCGCTCACCATTCTCCCGGGACATCTCGACCAGCGAGTTGTACGAATCGGTCACGCTCGAGGAAACGCTCGGGCGTCTGGAGTACGCTGCCCAGCGGCAGTGGTTTGCGGTTGTTACCGGCGATTGCGGCACGGGGAAGACGACGACGATTCGGCGGTTCACCGAAGTGCTGGATCCGGCAAAGTACAAGGTGCTCTACCTATCGGACTCTAAGCTGACGCCGCGGCATTTTTACAAGGGGTTGCTCGAACAACTCGGCTGCGAATCGAAGTTCTACCGCGGCGATGCCAAGCGCCAGCTGCACCGCGAGATTGAGCTTATGCGCGGTATTCATCGATTGCAGCCGGTTGTCGTCGTCGACGAGGCCCATCTGCTGGATCGCGAAATGCTGGAGGAAGTGCGTTTCCTGCTCAATTTCAAGATGGATGCACAGAGCCCTATGGCGCTCATCCTGGTCGGTCAAAGCGAGCTGTGGGATCGCCTGAATATGCAAGCGTATGCGGCGATCCGCCAGCGGATCGACCTGCAGTGCAAGCTGCCGCACTATGATCGTGCCCAGACCGGCGATTACATTAGGCGTCACATGACGTTCGCTGGCGCGGAGCATGACATCTTTACCGACAGCGCGATCGACGACATCTACCGATTCTCGAGCGGCGCCGCAAGGCTGATCAACAAAGTATGTACACATGCACTCATCTACGGCTCACAGAACAAACATCGGATCATTGACGATCATATGGTCAAGCGTGTCATCCAGGGAGAATTATCGTGATTCTCCCTTTTCCTTAAACATCAGGGGACAGATTGACCATCACCAGCAGGACAACTTACACCGTCAACTGGCGGGCATTATGCGTTGGCAGTAACAGTCTTATGCTAGCCGTTTCCGGCAAAATTACCTTATACGATTTTTCACACAAAGTCGTGGCATCCGGTGGGTACATGCCCGATTTTGTATGATTTTTCGTACAAACTTTGGGATGTATCCGCTTCTCAATTCATGGTTGTACGATTTTCCATACAAAATTGCCGCATCCGACCGATAATCTCGCGTTTTTGTATGATTTTTCGTACAAATCCCGGAATGTATCCGTTTTCACACCCTCATTTGTACGATTTTTCATACAAAATTGCCGCATCCGACCGATAAACTCGCATTTTTGTATGATTTTTCGTACAAATCCCGGAATGTATCCGTATTCAGGCTCGCGATTGTACGATTTTTCATACACCCCCGTCCACAAACGGCATACCGCCTTTGACAGCAGAAAAGCCGATCCTCCGGCAGATTCACCTGCCAAAAGGGGCGGCTTTTCCGAATGTCAGTCAAAGCAAATGCGCACATCAACCGCGGTAAGCGACGTAGCTGGACGGATTTTCCCGGACGAGCACCTGCAGCAGCTTCGGCTTGTTCGGAAGGGCTTCGAGCTCCTTGTCGATCATATGGAACAGCGTTTGCGCGATGCCTTCGGTCGTCGGGAACGTCTCGGAAAATTCGGGATGGTCGTTGAGCACCGTGCTGTCGAATTTGTCGTATACCATTTCGTTGATCGTGCCGAAGTTGACGAGGAAGCCCGAATCAGCCAGCTCGTTGCCGCCGATCGTGATGTTGACGATAAACGTATGACCGTGCATATTGCGGGACTTGCCCGCGCTCTCGTGCGGATTGAAATGCGCGGAGGCGAGGTGGATATCTTTGTTCAGTTCGAATTTGTAGTTGTGCGCGACAGACGGATAATATTGAAAAAGCATAAGGTCACATTCTCCTTTCGGTAGCTCGATGCGTTCCGGTAGCTCGATGCGTTCCAGTAGCTGGATGCGTTCCGGTAGCTGGATGCGTTCCGGTAGCTCGATGCGTTCCAGTAGCTGGATGCGTTCCGGTAGCTGGATGCGTTCCGGTAGCTCGATGCGTTCCGGTAGCTGGATGCGTTCCGGTAGCTCGATGCGTTCCGGTAGCTGGATGCGTTCCGGTAGCTCGATGCGTTCCGGTAGCTCGATGCGTTCCGGTAGCTCGATGCGTTCCGGTAGCTGGATGCGTTCCGGTCGTTAGGCGCGCCGCCGGGCCGGAACTCCGGCCCAAGGGCGGCAAAGGAACTAGCGCAGGCTTGTTACGCCCGCACCGGATTCGCCAGCGGCTCGAAGCCGTCGATGCGGCATTCGGCCGTGTCGCCGTCCCGGATCTGCACCGCTCCCGGCGTTCCGGTCATCAGGATATCGCCGGGAAGCAGCGTCATGAACCGGGAGTGAAAAGCGACGGCGAACCACGGACGGTACCGCATGTTGAACACCTTGTTCGTATGCTTGACCTCTCCGTTAAGCGCCGTATGAACGGTCAAGTCCAGGACGTTCTCCAGCTCGTCCGGGGTCACCAGCTCGGAGCCGAGGCTGAAAAACGTGTCGAAGCTTTTCGCCCGCGTCAGAAACCGCGGGTTGCGCGCGTGAATGTCGGCCGCCGTCATGTCGAGCGTCGCCGCGAAGCCCGCCACGTACCGGGAAGCTTCCGCCTCGGATACGTTGCGGCATGTCCGACCGATCACGATCGCAAGCTCCGCCTCGGCGTTGATCCGGCCGGCGTCCGCCGGCAGCCGGATCGGCTCGCCCGGCCCGATCAGCGACGTGTCGGGCTTCATGAACCCGACCGGCTCTTCGGCGGGGTCGACCGTTTTCAGCTCCTCGGCGTCCTGCACGTAGTTGAAGCCGATGCCCCAAATTTTGCGCGGGCGCCGGTAGAGCGGGGCGCGCTCATAGCTTCCCGGCGCAAGCGCGGGCATGCCCGCAAGAATCGATTGCCCGCCTTCGGCCAGCCAGGCGCGAACGTCCGCCAGGGCGCCGGATTCGATCAGCTCCAGCATGCCGGTCGGCCAGCTTCGTCCGGCCGACCGGTTCAGCTCCTCCAGCGTGACAATGCCCCGCGCGGTCTGAACGGCCGCCTGTTCAAGCCCGTCCTTGCGAATGGTCGCGAGCCTCATCTTCATAACCCCGCCTTTTTATTCGTCGATTGTTTCGGCCGTTTCGCCTTCCTCGATCCCGGCAAGCAGCGCCTCGGACCGGGCCACGAAGCCGTAGCATTGCTTAACGTTATACAACGTCGCCGCCTCGCAGTACGGCGGCGAAGTCGTGGCGCTGCAATCCGACAGCAGCACGCCGTCGTAGCCGAGACAAACGGCGTCCTGCAGCGTCGCCATCACGCATTGATCCACGTTCACTCCGGCAAACAGCACGGTGCTCACGCTCAAATTGCGCAAAATGCTGTCGAGCGGCGTATCCCAAAACCCGCTCATCCGGTATTTGTCCACGTAAATATCCCGCGGGTCGGCGTCCAGCTCGGACACGACGGCCGCGCTCCAGCTGTCCTTTTCCAGCACGCGGGAGCCGTTGTTCGGCAGGGGGCCGCCGATGCCGATGTCGTCGCCGGACATATTGTATACGTGAAGCACGGACGGGCTCAGATTCATCCTGTCGGCCCGGTTTCCCCAGTTCAGCCAAATGATCGGGACGCCCTCGCGGCGCAGCGCGGGCAGGAGTCGGTTCAGCGGCTCGATCGGCTTTCTCGCCGGGCGATAGTCCGCCCCGATGTAGTCCAGCCACCCGCCCGGGCTGCAAAAATCGTTTTGCATGTCGACGACGACGAGCGCGCTGCGGCCGAGGTCCAGCGTCAGCCGCTGCGGCTCGGCATCGAACGACACGGGCTGCGGCTTTCCCTTCGCCCGGCGGAGATCGACGCGCTCGCCGGATACTTTCCAATGATTGCGGGCATGGCCCAGCGTGTGCATGGCGGTCATAGGCCACCTCCGATAGCTTGTGGTCAAGTTGCGGTCCGCCCGGGACCGAGCCGTTCTTCCCAATCCGCCGCCCAGTTCAGCAGCTTGCGGTCTTGGCCGGGACCGGCGACGAGGGACAAGCCGACCGGGCAGCCGCCGACTTCCGCCCAAGGGAGCGTTATTTGCGGCAGGCCGCCGATCCCGGCGATGCAGCTGAGCTGCATCGTGCGCGAGCGGCGCTCCTCCAGCCGGTCTCCCTGCATGTTGCGCAAAAGCGCGGGGCCCGGCGCCGTCGGAATAACCAGCACGCCGTCCTCGCCCAGGAAGCCGCCGAGGCGCTTGCGGATATCCGACACCGCCCGCCGTTCGGCCCGTCCGGCCTCCGGATCAAGCGTGGACGTCCAGGCGAACCGCTCCGCGATGCCGGGCCCGAAGCGGGGATTCGTCCGCTCGATCCATTCGCCGTGCTCGCGCCAGATGTCCAGGCCCTGCACGACCCGGAACATG
Coding sequences within it:
- a CDS encoding cysteine hydrolase family protein, whose protein sequence is MTAMHTLGHARNHWKVSGERVDLRRAKGKPQPVSFDAEPQRLTLDLGRSALVVVDMQNDFCSPGGWLDYIGADYRPARKPIEPLNRLLPALRREGVPIIWLNWGNRADRMNLSPSVLHVYNMSGDDIGIGGPLPNNGSRVLEKDSWSAAVVSELDADPRDIYVDKYRMSGFWDTPLDSILRNLSVSTVLFAGVNVDQCVMATLQDAVCLGYDGVLLSDCSATTSPPYCEAATLYNVKQCYGFVARSEALLAGIEEGETAETIDE
- a CDS encoding DDE-type integrase/transposase/recombinase, whose amino-acid sequence is MKDQKKAEAVASERMQLLSPLLAEGLDTAKASQIKRQICEQTGLSERTLRRYLAKYRQDGFGGLKPRGKGRQPSEEIIPPEIVEQAILLRREVPGRSVAQLIQILEWEGRIKPGQIKRSTLQERLAERGYSTRHMRMYAESGVAARRFQKRHRNRLWHSDIKYGPYLPIGPGGTMKQVFLVTFIDDATRFVLHGEFYPVMDKTIVEHCFRQAIQKFGAPEAVYFDNGKQYRTKWMTRACSKLGIRLLFARPYSPEATGKVERFNRVVDAFLSESALEKPKTLERLNELFAVWLSECYQNKPHSALENKRSPETAYRSDKQALRFVDPDELANAFLHCETRKVDKSGCISFMDRKYEVGLPFIGCTVDVVFDPADITELTIEYEGHIPWRVRELIIGERAGKRPQLPEHIGPLPADASRLLAAAEDRSRSRKAEQAPAVAYRRMTKEDGHV
- a CDS encoding ExeA family protein, which encodes MFESFYGLTRSPFSRDISTSELYESVTLEETLGRLEYAAQRQWFAVVTGDCGTGKTTTIRRFTEVLDPAKYKVLYLSDSKLTPRHFYKGLLEQLGCESKFYRGDAKRQLHREIELMRGIHRLQPVVVVDEAHLLDREMLEEVRFLLNFKMDAQSPMALILVGQSELWDRLNMQAYAAIRQRIDLQCKLPHYDRAQTGDYIRRHMTFAGAEHDIFTDSAIDDIYRFSSGAARLINKVCTHALIYGSQNKHRIIDDHMVKRVIQGELS
- a CDS encoding 6-pyruvoyl trahydropterin synthase family protein, with the translated sequence MLFQYYPSVAHNYKFELNKDIHLASAHFNPHESAGKSRNMHGHTFIVNITIGGNELADSGFLVNFGTINEMVYDKFDSTVLNDHPEFSETFPTTEGIAQTLFHMIDKELEALPNKPKLLQVLVRENPSSYVAYRG
- a CDS encoding DUF6431 domain-containing protein → MRSHPAFFVRCAELVPSPCCGEALSVIGSRKRKLTSEDGDRRLLVIRRLRCTQCRKIHHELPDCVVPYKRYESACVEQVVSEHAAPSTVAADDATLLRWKNWFREQTTYLLGALRSIAIRFHQDPAKKPSVSTQTAHHPFGHYVGDAPGWLARIVRPVANSNLWLHTRSAFLSGKMLR
- a CDS encoding fumarylacetoacetate hydrolase family protein, producing MRLATIRKDGLEQAAVQTARGIVTLEELNRSAGRSWPTGMLELIESGALADVRAWLAEGGQSILAGMPALAPGSYERAPLYRRPRKIWGIGFNYVQDAEELKTVDPAEEPVGFMKPDTSLIGPGEPIRLPADAGRINAEAELAIVIGRTCRNVSEAEASRYVAGFAATLDMTAADIHARNPRFLTRAKSFDTFFSLGSELVTPDELENVLDLTVHTALNGEVKHTNKVFNMRYRPWFAVAFHSRFMTLLPGDILMTGTPGAVQIRDGDTAECRIDGFEPLANPVRA
- a CDS encoding IS1380 family transposase, giving the protein MKSTTKIASLKTAFSMRNATNFAGSKVILGFLENIGLNQALRSLGLAKAANAIFPTHRILQMLIIGWILGCERLFHFKSLQGDALIAQALGGRVPHHTLLNKELLRLGKAHDHLAPALRNLNVEIIAPQLPDSLILDLDSTVETVYGNQQGAEVGFNSQKRGRKSYHPLLVYEGQSRMLVNAALRPGNTSSSTDVLSFARQTLALLESHHVRYARFDKGFGGEDFYAFWESRQIGYVGKLKWTSRLQDQVKTCAHWTRFVDEDWIIEGIVLAYQAIGWKKMRRVAVIRKMPRWDGDQSQLELDLLWQYEAMVTTEEWEAIDVWRFYNQRCCMENYIKEGKNGFAIHRIPTQSFAANEIDLLLKLLAYNLFERFKHHCCEPIHRSYTIQRFRRTFFVCAGVFVQHARQMTLKLSTSFQNQWAWRRMERKSILLE